A stretch of DNA from Vibrio rhizosphaerae:
TGGAAAATGTGCGTACTGCGAAAGCGAATGGGTTAAAAATTTTATGTACCACCGATCATGCTGAACGGATGCCGGGCGCGCCTCATCCGTGGTTTTTTGCCAATCAGAGAGTCATTCCAAGATTTTTAGATGAGATCGCTATCATGCGCGGCGTGGAAGCCAATATTTTAAATACGCAAGGTGAGATTGATATACAGCCGCCGGTGCTGGCTCAACTGGACTGGGTGATTGGCAGCTTTCATGAGCCGGTGTTTGCGCCGGTTGATAAAAACACACATACCGAAGCATTACTGAGTGTGATTGAACGGGGTGAAGTGGACGCTTTAGGCCACTTGGGGAATCCCAGATATGATTTCGACTTTGATGCGGTGATCCAGTGTGCCGCGGCGCATCATGTCGCGATAGAGATTAATAACAGTACTTTACTGGGGCATAGCCGGGTGGGCAGTGTGGAACGATGTTACGAGATCGGGCGACTGGCCAAGTTATATGGTGCACCGATTACGACGGGAAGTGATGCACATTTCTGCCATGCCGTCGGTGAGTTGAGCCTCGCCCGGGAACTGATTGAAAAACTACAGATCCCCTCAGAGCAGGTGATTACGCACAGTGCCCGCCAGTTTTTGCAGTTTTTGGCATTGCGTGGGCGTGAGGCGATTGCGGAATTTGATGCAATACAGTAAAAGCAGCGCAATCGGCCCGATAGGGATGAAATAGAAGCAGTGATGAATCGATTGCAGCGTCGCCATCAGATATGCTTTGCCAACAGGCGTGTTTATCTTAAGATAACGAGGCAACATCGGTTCGTCAGCAGTATGATTTAATCAAAACAATAAAGATATGTAAGGAAGCAATGCCATGTTAAAAAAGATAGCCGTATTATTATTAGTGATGTGTTTTTCTCCGGTCTGGGCTAGTGGTGACGTTCATTCATCGATGCGACAGATGAAAAAAGCTTTCCAAGAAGCCGCTGAGTCTTCCAGTGTTGAAGAGATGAAAGTCGCCATCGGTAAATTTGATGAGATTGTCAGTCATCTCAATCAAGGGGAATATCAGGGTGACAGAGGCAAAACCATGAAGGAAGGGTTTGAAGAGCTCTCAGTCGCGATCGATCAAGTTGAATCTGAACTCGACCAAGGTAACTTACAAGGTGCGAAAGAGAAGTTAAAAGCGATTGATTCACTGCGTTCAGAATATCACCGCAAAGTGAGATAATCTGCTCAGACCTACATTCTCAAATCATATTCGTAAGTTTCGTTGCAACAGCCGTTCTGACTTGGCAACGAAACTTATATTTTATATTCAATAGGTCATCCCGCAGATTTGATACCGAAGTCGCGCTAGCCGTATCCGTCTGAACAAATCACCAATCACCAATTAACGCTGGTCATGATTGGGCTCTTGGATTTGATAGAGCGTCTTTTCCTGATTTTCACAGACGTCCTTACAGTTACAGGCCCGTTCCACCCCGATCGAAGACAGCCCGCCACAGCTTCCCTGAATACTACGGCGATGAAAGAGTACACCAATCGCCATACCGAGTATTAAGATCATAAATACAACAAATGTCAGTAGGTAAGTCACGGATGCCTCCTTTGGCGTTTGTCCTAAAGTGAGCGTGGTACGAACAAAGTCTGAGACGAACAATACGCCTTGATTCTTAGTAAAAGTGTAGTTGATAAAAGTGTCGTTGATAAAATAAGGCATCGCAGCAACCGAACCCGACCCGGAATCAGGGCCGGTATGATCGGGTGGTTGATGATGCCCGATGCTCCG
This window harbors:
- a CDS encoding phosphatase; translated protein: MDIVVDTHTHTYASGHAYSTLLENVRTAKANGLKILCTTDHAERMPGAPHPWFFANQRVIPRFLDEIAIMRGVEANILNTQGEIDIQPPVLAQLDWVIGSFHEPVFAPVDKNTHTEALLSVIERGEVDALGHLGNPRYDFDFDAVIQCAAAHHVAIEINNSTLLGHSRVGSVERCYEIGRLAKLYGAPITTGSDAHFCHAVGELSLARELIEKLQIPSEQVITHSARQFLQFLALRGREAIAEFDAIQ
- a CDS encoding cytochrome b562; its protein translation is MLKKIAVLLLVMCFSPVWASGDVHSSMRQMKKAFQEAAESSSVEEMKVAIGKFDEIVSHLNQGEYQGDRGKTMKEGFEELSVAIDQVESELDQGNLQGAKEKLKAIDSLRSEYHRKVR
- the nqrM gene encoding (Na+)-NQR maturation NqrM → MPYFINDTFINYTFTKNQGVLFVSDFVRTTLTLGQTPKEASVTYLLTFVVFMILILGMAIGVLFHRRSIQGSCGGLSSIGVERACNCKDVCENQEKTLYQIQEPNHDQR